In Paenibacillus ihbetae, the following are encoded in one genomic region:
- a CDS encoding ABC transporter ATP-binding protein — MKTILQATNVNKTFGTKGNLYTALQNINLSIKEGEYVGIMGPSGAGKSTLLNIFSTIDTPTSGEITIDGQNIVSMNEEKLSDFRRHKLGFIFQDYNLLDTLTVKENILLPLALSKVPPAEIERRVEEIADMFSIREILDKYPYHISGGQKQRAAASRAIVTNPSLILADEPTGALDSKSATGLLESLSKLNQHNQATILMVTHDAYAASFCNRVIFINDGQLFKELHKEGMTRKEFFGRILEVLAMLGGGHHDAV; from the coding sequence ATGAAAACCATACTGCAAGCAACCAACGTAAACAAAACCTTCGGCACGAAAGGAAACCTGTATACGGCACTTCAAAACATCAATCTGAGCATAAAAGAAGGAGAATATGTCGGCATCATGGGCCCATCAGGAGCTGGAAAGTCGACCCTGCTGAATATCTTCTCGACCATCGATACGCCGACCTCCGGCGAAATCACGATCGACGGGCAAAACATCGTTTCCATGAACGAAGAAAAGCTGTCCGATTTCCGCCGTCATAAACTCGGCTTTATTTTTCAGGACTACAATCTGCTCGATACGCTGACGGTCAAGGAAAACATCCTGCTGCCGCTTGCTCTTTCCAAAGTCCCGCCAGCCGAAATCGAAAGGCGGGTGGAAGAAATCGCCGATATGTTCAGTATTCGCGAGATTCTCGATAAGTACCCGTACCACATTTCGGGAGGACAAAAGCAGCGTGCGGCCGCTTCGCGGGCAATCGTCACGAATCCAAGTCTGATATTGGCGGACGAGCCAACCGGCGCGCTGGATTCGAAATCGGCAACCGGCCTGCTGGAAAGCTTGAGCAAGCTGAACCAGCATAACCAAGCGACCATCCTGATGGTGACACATGACGCTTATGCGGCGAGCTTCTGCAACCGAGTCATTTTCATTAACGACGGCCAGCTGTTCAAAGAGCTTCATAAGGAAGGCATGACCAGAAAAGAATTTTTCGGGCGGATTCTTGAGGTGTTAGCGATGCTCGGAGGTGGACATCATGACGCTGTTTAA